The following proteins come from a genomic window of Gottfriedia acidiceleris:
- the nuoI gene encoding NADH-quinone oxidoreductase subunit NuoI, whose product MIGLVKGLKYTLQNLTREKVTYDYPNQPIPLPDRFRGIQKFYPEKCIVCNQCSAICPTDCITLTGKKHPDPTKKGKIIDTYDINFEICILCDLCTEVCPTEAIIMTNNFELAEYSRDELFKDLQWLDENDQNIRKENKA is encoded by the coding sequence ATGATTGGGTTAGTAAAAGGATTAAAATATACTCTTCAAAATTTAACGCGCGAGAAAGTGACGTATGATTATCCAAATCAGCCGATTCCGTTACCAGATCGTTTTCGTGGTATTCAAAAGTTTTATCCAGAAAAATGTATTGTTTGTAATCAATGTTCAGCAATCTGTCCAACAGACTGTATTACATTAACTGGAAAAAAACATCCTGATCCTACGAAAAAAGGAAAAATTATCGACACATACGATATAAATTTCGAAATTTGTATTCTATGTGATTTATGTACAGAAGTTTGTCCTACAGAAGCGATTATTATGACAAATAACTTTGAACTTGCTGAATATTCACGTGATGAATTGTTTAAAGACCTTCAATGGCTTGATGAAAACGATCAAAACATTCGAAAGGAGAATAAAGCATGA
- the nuoH gene encoding NADH-quinone oxidoreductase subunit NuoH, protein MIENLLQSTPSWINFLIYLGLGVIFLFVVLGFVTFGILSERKVMGFMQGRIGPNQVGGRYGLLQTVADVLKLLLKEDTIPKAADKPLFILAPIIAFAPAFMVLATLPFTENLQFADIGVGLLYYIAVSGLTTVGVVTAGWASNNKYSLIGGMRAAAQMISYEIPLVMSVLGVILLTGSLNLNDIVNAQENVWFIVTQPIAFIVFLIAAVAELNRTPFDLPEAESELVAGYHTEFSGFRWAFFMLSEYVYFFAMCSLITILFLGGWKPIAGLDFIPGAVWFSLKFSVILYLLIWFRVTFPRLRADQLMEFGWKVLLPVSLANILITALVKSLFF, encoded by the coding sequence ATGATCGAAAATCTTCTACAAAGTACACCGTCTTGGATAAATTTTCTCATCTATTTAGGCTTAGGCGTTATTTTTCTATTTGTAGTTTTAGGTTTTGTAACATTTGGAATCCTATCAGAACGTAAAGTAATGGGTTTCATGCAAGGGCGTATTGGACCTAACCAAGTTGGTGGACGCTATGGTTTACTTCAAACTGTTGCTGACGTATTAAAACTACTTTTAAAAGAAGATACAATTCCGAAAGCGGCAGATAAACCATTATTTATACTTGCACCGATCATCGCATTTGCACCAGCGTTTATGGTATTAGCAACTCTACCTTTCACGGAGAACTTACAGTTTGCTGATATAGGTGTTGGATTGCTTTACTATATTGCTGTTTCAGGATTAACAACAGTTGGGGTTGTCACAGCGGGTTGGGCTTCAAATAATAAGTACTCACTTATTGGTGGTATGCGTGCAGCAGCACAAATGATTTCATATGAAATTCCGTTAGTAATGAGCGTATTAGGTGTTATTTTATTAACTGGAAGCTTAAATTTAAATGATATTGTTAATGCACAGGAGAATGTATGGTTCATTGTAACTCAGCCGATTGCTTTTATCGTTTTCTTAATTGCAGCTGTAGCTGAATTAAACCGTACACCTTTTGACTTACCAGAGGCTGAGTCAGAACTTGTAGCAGGTTATCATACAGAGTTTTCAGGATTCCGTTGGGCATTTTTTATGCTTTCTGAGTATGTTTACTTTTTTGCAATGTGTTCGTTAATTACGATTCTATTTTTAGGCGGGTGGAAGCCAATTGCGGGTCTAGATTTTATTCCCGGAGCTGTATGGTTCTCATTAAAATTTAGTGTAATTTTATATTTATTAATTTGGTTCCGTGTAACGTTCCCACGTTTACGTGCTGACCAATTAATGGAGTTCGGATGGAAGGTATTATTACCAGTTTCATTAGCTAATATTTTAATAACTGCATTAGTAAAAAGCTTGTTCTTCTAA
- a CDS encoding NADH-quinone oxidoreductase subunit D: MIRTEEMLLNVGPQHPSTHGVFRLVLKIDGEIIKEATPVIGYLHRGTEKIAENLQYTQIIPYTDRMDYLSAMTNNYVICHAVETMMDIKVPDRAEYLRVISMELGRIASHLVWWGTNLLDIGAVSPFLYAFREREMIINLLNELCGARLTFNYMRVGGVKWDAPEGWIEKVKEFIPYMREQLKGYHDLVSGNEIFINRVKGIGAYSQEDAINFSLSGANLRCTGVKYDLRKDAPYSIYDRFDFDVPVGTVGDAWDRYMCRMLEIEESLKILEQAVEQFPAEGDILAKVPKIIKAPKGEGYVRIESPRGEIGCYIASDGKKEPYRLKFRRPSFYNLQILPKLLKGENIANLITILGGIDIVLGEVDG, encoded by the coding sequence ATGATTCGTACGGAAGAAATGCTATTAAATGTCGGACCTCAGCATCCAAGTACACACGGTGTATTTCGTCTTGTGTTAAAGATTGATGGAGAGATCATTAAGGAGGCGACACCTGTCATCGGTTATCTACACCGTGGTACAGAGAAAATCGCTGAAAATCTTCAATATACACAGATTATTCCATATACAGACCGTATGGATTATCTATCAGCAATGACAAATAACTATGTTATCTGCCATGCTGTTGAAACAATGATGGATATTAAAGTTCCAGATCGCGCAGAGTATTTACGCGTTATTTCAATGGAATTAGGGCGTATTGCTAGTCATTTAGTTTGGTGGGGTACAAACCTTCTAGATATTGGGGCAGTGAGTCCGTTCCTTTATGCTTTCCGCGAGCGTGAAATGATTATCAATCTATTAAACGAACTTTGTGGAGCGAGATTGACTTTTAACTACATGCGTGTTGGTGGGGTAAAGTGGGATGCTCCTGAAGGTTGGATTGAAAAAGTAAAAGAGTTTATTCCTTATATGAGAGAGCAATTAAAAGGATATCACGATTTAGTTTCAGGTAATGAAATCTTTATTAATCGTGTAAAAGGTATTGGTGCATATTCACAAGAAGATGCAATTAATTTTTCATTAAGTGGTGCAAATCTTCGTTGTACTGGTGTTAAATATGATCTACGAAAAGATGCTCCATATTCTATATACGATCGTTTTGATTTCGATGTCCCAGTGGGAACAGTTGGCGATGCATGGGATCGATATATGTGTAGAATGCTAGAAATTGAAGAATCATTAAAGATTTTAGAACAAGCTGTTGAACAATTCCCTGCTGAAGGTGATATTTTAGCAAAAGTTCCTAAAATCATCAAAGCTCCTAAAGGTGAAGGATACGTAAGAATTGAGTCACCGCGTGGAGAAATCGGTTGCTATATTGCAAGTGATGGCAAAAAAGAGCCGTATCGTTTGAAGTTTAGACGACCATCTTTTTATAACCTGCAAATTCTTCCAAAGTTATTAAAAGGTGAAAACATCGCAAACTTAATTACTATTTTAGGTGGTATTGATATTGTGCTTGGGGAGGTAGATGGATAA